Below is a window of Natranaerobius trueperi DNA.
TATGCTAGGAGCCTTTTCGGGGTCCATCTCTGCATCTTCTGGAAGGCTAAGACCTGAGCCAGGATTAAAAACGTTTGCTAAAGTAAGACCTATGATTATTGCTATTGCGGTAGTTAAAATATAAAGTCCTAATGTTTGGCCACCAACTCTTCCTAATTGTGAAGGTGTTAATTTTTTCATTGCAGTTATCAAGGTAAAAATTATGATTGGTATAACAACCATCATTAATAGTCTAAGAAATAAGTCTCCTAACGGTTCAATAACTGTAATTGGTTCACCAACTATGAGTCCAACAACAATTCCTAAAATAAAAGCAATACCCATTCGTTGAATAAAAGGAATGGCAAAATAGCCGCTAAAAAATCTTTTTATCATATTACCCATCTTTATTCCTCCTTCATATATTTTTTATTCCTTAAATCCCACCTCCTTAATTATATTCTATAATATATTCAACAGTTCCTTCAATATATTAAGACATTAAAACTTAAAATAATTTAAATTTATTATAATCTTAGTTACTCTGGATAAACTAAATATGTAAACCTATTTTAACATAAAAGTGGTGAAGTTAATGTTTTCATATATTGTTAAACGATTACAAATGTTAGGAGCCTTGTTTAAAGGAAAAGGTGTATCGAAAAATGTTCATGAAGAAAATACAAAAATTCCATTAAAGAAAAACTATAAAGGGAATAAAGAAGATATCGAAAACGTTTTAGACAAAAATTATGACTTAGTTGTTAAAGAGTTTTATATTCAAGGTGAAGAAAAAAATAAAGCTTTTGTAGCTTATATAAGTAATATTGTAGATGAAAAAGTGATAAACGATAATATCTTAAAACCACTTTTAGATCGAAATAGAGCTTATGAAGAAAAAGAATTAGATTTAAGCTTTATAGAGAAATCAGTTATTTCTACAGTTAATTCAGAAAAAATATCAGACTTAAATCAAGTAGTTGAAAATATATTGAATGGGGAGACAGCACTATTCTACTCTAACTATAATGAGGCACTGACTTTAGATACACGTAATATTAAAGGAAGAGATATCGAAAAACCAGAAACCGAAACTGTAATTCGTGGACCAAAAGAGAGTTTTAATGAAGGATTAGGGGAGAATATTGCATTACTTCGTCGAGTAATAAAAAATCCAAACTTAAAATTAGAATCTTATTCTTTAGGGACACAAACAAAGACCGAAGTAGTAGTAGCTTATATGGAGGGTATAGCAGATAAAGAAGTGGTTGAAGAGGTACAAAAAAGAATCTGCGATATAGATATTGATGCTGTTTTAGAATCAGGATATATAGAAGAATTTATAGAAGATGCACCATTTTCTCCTTTTCCTACAGTAGGAAACACAGAAAAACCTGACAAATTAGCCGCGAATTTGTTAGAAGGTAGAGTAGGAATACTATTAGATGGAACCCCGTTTGTTTTATATGTTCCATATTTATTTGTAGAAACGTTTATGTCATCTGAAGATTAT
It encodes the following:
- a CDS encoding spore germination protein, with translation MFSYIVKRLQMLGALFKGKGVSKNVHEENTKIPLKKNYKGNKEDIENVLDKNYDLVVKEFYIQGEEKNKAFVAYISNIVDEKVINDNILKPLLDRNRAYEEKELDLSFIEKSVISTVNSEKISDLNQVVENILNGETALFYSNYNEALTLDTRNIKGRDIEKPETETVIRGPKESFNEGLGENIALLRRVIKNPNLKLESYSLGTQTKTEVVVAYMEGIADKEVVEEVQKRICDIDIDAVLESGYIEEFIEDAPFSPFPTVGNTEKPDKLAANLLEGRVGILLDGTPFVLYVPYLFVETFMSSEDYYTRYTYATALRGIRLIALLITVILPGFYVSMVSFHPEMIPKELAISIAVASEGVPFPTFIEVLAFGLIFEILREAGIRMPSNVGSAVSIVGALILGEAAIQAGVVGAPVVIITALTAISGFAVPTQLDALTMLRIPFILAAIVMGLPGVLTVFNFTIIYLCTLRSFGVPYFSPVGPLSLYGFKDLIIRAPWWFMYRRPELIAKENKNRQPFGQRPKPDDDN